Sequence from the Nocardia cyriacigeorgica GUH-2 genome:
GTGCCTGGGCGCCCTCCAAACCACCTACCCCGACCTGCGCGAACAAGCCCGCGAACACATCGAACTCCGCGAAGCCATCAAGTCCGCGCCCGCCGCCACAGCCCATGCCATGCTCGCCGAGCACATGGACGATGCGGTCCGCAGATTGCGTGATCGCTACGCGGAGTGAGCACCAGGTCCGTGCGACGGACCGGCCGGCTCGCCGGTCTAGCAGGCCGGGAAGTACTTCTCGAAACGGCCCGGCACGCCGTCGGCGACTGCCTGGGACCAGCAGGTCTCGTGCGGGAAGGCGACATAGGTTGACCACGTGGTGCCGTCGTGGCGGACCAGGCGCTGGCTGTCGCCGGGGGTATCCCACACGATGATCGCCCACCGGCCGTCGCAGTCGCTGACGGTGGCGGATGCGTTCGCCAGTTCGGGTCCGACGCCGAGATCGCGCTCGATCGTCTCGGCGGCGCACGGTGGTGGCAGCCCCGGCTCTTCGAAACGCAATGTGCCGTCGACGGTTTCGCCGGCGCGGGTTATGAACAGACTGTGCATGCCCTCCGGGACCGGTGTGGTGCCGGGCGGCGGGTCCATGCCGAAGTAGTAACAGCCGACCGGGACTTCGAAGCTGGTCACGCCGCTGGCATCGGTGACGCCGTCGCGGCGCAGCACCTCAGTCGTCTCCCCCACCGGGATGTCACGGGTGGCCGGATCACAGGGCTGGACCAGGCGCACATTGACGGGCACAGCGGGCACGCCGACGCCGGACAGCGTCTGGGTGCGGATGACGGCGGTCCCGTACGCCTGCGCCGGTGGCGGAACCGGTTGCGAGGGTGCGCCCGGCGGCTGTTGCGGCCGTGCGGGTTCGGGTGGACCGTTCAGCGGAGGGATCCGGAAGGGCGCGGGTGTGGCGACCGCGGGGCCGGGTGTAGTCGCGGAGGTGGCGCCGGGAGATGCCGAGGTGGCCGTTCCGGCCGTGCCGCTGTCGTCCCCGCAGGCCGTCAGCAACGCCGCCGCGGCGGCGAGGCCGAATACCGTGTGCATGATCGCGCGCATGGTCACCGCCTGTGGTCGACCGGTTATTACCCGCCTATCGCGCGCGAATCGCCGGGAGTTACCGCAGGTCGGCGTGCTCACTCGGCGGCGACGCGGCGCGATCCATCCATCATCGGGCCCGGCAGAGTCGCTGCACAACAGCCGATCCCGAACTCACCCCGGCCGACTCGGCCAGGCGCATAGCACCCTGGTCAACGGTTCCTGGTCCAGGACTGGCAGCCGGCCGGTGATGTGATCCACGCCGGGCATTTCCGACTGACTGGGCGTGCGCCCGGCCTCATGCGGCAACGGCCACCGGTTGCTGCCGACGCTCGATCACCGCGGCCAGCGCGAAAAACACCGGCGACAATACGATCTCGATGACGGTGAGCACGATCTGGAACCAGTGCGGCCACCCGTGCACCGCCAGCGAGATCAACCGCCCGACCGCGCCGAGGGCGAAGATCGCGGCCAGCCAGCGCACCGCCCACAGGTTGATCGGCGACTGGCGCACCGCCCAGATCCACGCCAGGCCGTAGCCGACGAAGATCGCGCCGAAGAACCGGCTCTGGCTGTCGGCGGTCACCCCGTTCCACTCCATATCGG
This genomic interval carries:
- a CDS encoding DUF4345 domain-containing protein, producing MTRALTWLTWTMGVACVAIGCYHLALGKDSVPDMEWNGVTADSQSRFFGAIFVGYGLAWIWAVRQSPINLWAVRWLAAIFALGAVGRLISLAVHGWPHWFQIVLTVIEIVLSPVFFALAAVIERRQQPVAVAA